Part of the Pelmatolapia mariae isolate MD_Pm_ZW linkage group LG3_W, Pm_UMD_F_2, whole genome shotgun sequence genome is shown below.
AGGTTAATAAAACACACATCATATCCTGTAGTATAGCTGATCATTTTGTAAAAGCACAAAGTGGATGTTGTTTTCATGTGTTAAAAATAGGAAAAACCAAAAGAGTATTGTCATTAATGCCAAAttagcaccaaattacaacaacagttgcctcaaggtgctttatactggaaggtaaagacccaacaatcatatgtcattaagataagatggggcctgattatttaagaccttgtatgtgaggagcaggattttgaattctggatttaacagggagacaatgaagggaagccaatacaggagaaatctgctctctctttctagtccctgtcaggactcttgctgcagcattttggattaactgaaggcttttcagaggccataagaagataatttgtaaccttcactaaagctgtttctgtgctgtgatgaaggaaaacctggggttgttcttactCCATTAATAAGTGATCAACAGTAAGAAGTTCTAGCTTTctggatgttttttgtttgggagAGCAGCAAACTGGCTTTTCAGGCTAAATGCAGATCTTCTAAATTGGCTAAATCTGGCTTATGAATTATCTCCTTTAAGGCGCGCATTTGAGAGTTATAGCAGAGAGTCAGGAATACGCAGTGAAGAAGTAAAaatattaacaagataatcaacctcTATGGGAGTACAGAACTGTGttgggcattgaagatgataacagtgggtggattatattcttatacttagttacagcactttcagaaagacatctactgtgatgaaatcaactccccactgctgtgtaatcaattattgtaaatgtaaatgttatcaggaaatgatcagacagcagagggttttcaggaaacactgttaaatgttcagtttctatgccatatgttaaaacaagatctagagtgtgattaaagtggtgggtgggttcttttacattttgacagaagccagttgagtctaataacagattaaatgcgatgttgaggctgtcatttttagcatctacatggatgttaaaatcacccacaataattattttatctgagctgagcactaaatcagataaaaagtctgagaaatcagacagaaactgtgtgtaaggcccaggtggacgatagatgataacaagtaagactggtttctgagtttcacagctggggtggacgaggatTAGTGTTTCTGAGTCTCTGGTTGATTGATAAGCTGAAGTGGGAGCTGCCACACCCCCTCCTCGTCCTGCGCTTCGAGGATTCTGGTAGTTAGAGTGACTCGGggatgttgattcatttaaactaacacaatcatcctgctgtaaccaggtttctgtaaggcagagtaaatcgatttgtttgTCATGTAATAACAGGGACTAAGAAGACAGAGGGTGAATGTTTGATAATCCACacttcactgtttcactttacgGCACAGTTGTGGATActtttggttcttttttttttctttaaatcattttttgctgATTGTTTGTTGCTTTAGGAGACACAGGGGACGGGGATGGGGTTTGGGGGATAACAGGAGGAGAGGAGCTGCAGAGAGGCTTGGAAGACTGCAAGCCttcttcctggtcccaactctggatagtcaggttttggggggtttaataaatttggaagatttctagaaatgagagctgcggGGTGGACACAGTGTTCTCCTAACAAGTCCAGGTTTTCCCCTTATCCATAAAGCCCACATCActtttggacaccactcagacagcaaATTTAAGGACAAGATGCGGCTAAACACCTCCCCCTGGTCCCGGCAGTGCTCAGGTGCTGGTATACATCGTAAAAATAAAGACTTAACATTAAAACCTGTAGTATGATCAGTCTATGACAACAGCTGATTGAGGTACTCCTTTCTCACCTGGTCTTGCTCGAGCCCAGTTTGGCATTGCTAAAACCCACGAGACCCCCAACGGCGCACGCGCTCTGCAAAGACAAGGACGGTTTTAAAGAACAGTGAAATCAAAACGTTTAAGAAACACGGAACCAGCTCGGCTCCTGCTACACATGGTCCTGCCATACTTCCAGATGTCAGCCTACTGAACAACAAAGCCTGTCGCGGCTGCCGCACAGCGAGAGCAGGCTAACGCTGAAGCAGCTTCCAGCCGCGCTGCTCGCTCGGGCCGGGCCCTACCTGTGTCTGGAACACGCCGTGCTCCCTGTAGCCTGCTAGCAGCGCGGGTAGATGCTCCGGACGCTGCTCTTTCAGAACAGACACCAAGCCCTCAGTTAGTCGCATAGCAGATGGGCCATGCAGCCAAGCCGAAGTAGCCATCTTTCCTCTCCGCCAAGCGAACGTCACTACTGTGCGACTCTGATGACATCATATTTCGTTGACGTCAGTTTTTAGCTCTTTGTTGTTACCCTGCCCTCAACCATAATGCGTTAGTGTCGTAAAGTTGCAGGGACTGCAGTAGTTGTAAGTTTTCTTCCGTTTAAACTCGATTAAGTGGGTTTGAGTCACACTGTGGATCACTGTGCAGTGGAGCTGGTGCTCGGAGAGCGGCTGCTTCCCGCCTGCTGATGGCTAATGACAGGCTCAGAGCGCTGGAGGATGTGGAGAAGGAGATAGCGATGGTGCTGCAGTGTGCCGGTGAGAGAGTGTCTTCTTGCGGCTGTTACATCAAAACGTGCATCGCTGATTATTTTTGATTGATTTTCTGATGCTCTTCATCCGACAATAGGACAAGTACCCGAGGGATCCTGTAAATCCCACTTAGCTGTTTCCAACAGATCGTTGCCTGATCATTATTCTCTGTACACATTAGCCGCTGTAAAGATTTGGTTTATCGCAGAGGGGGAAAATGTAttcctgtgcaaaagtctcgacTCAGCCCCTCGTTTCTCTCGCAgtttccaggctttctgaaagtTTTTCTTTCGACATTTGAGGATTTTTCACTCAGTTTCAAATCAGTCCTCAGAcctgttacatttaaaaatggttTTGGCTTAATAAGCCATACACATAACAGgaaacttagcaaagaaccaattttcaGTATCCAAACAACACAATTTGTTTCCATTTGTTTGGCTGACTCTACAACAACAAACAATCCTCAGCATAGCACAGTCCTTTACTAAAACAAAGAATCAAGTTTTAAATTAActctctgtctttgtgtctaATCAAGTCTTTTTAAGTCATGTTTCTATGTTTACTCTTGACCTTGCAGGTAATATTGTTCTTGAACTCTCCAAAGATAAACACAATGCCAGCTTCCTGGACAGACAGCTCATCCAGTTCCAGAACTCAGTCAGCCGAGTGGAGAACGAACTAAGTGCCCAGATCCGCTACCTTACACAGGTTAAATCCACAGCTAGAGACCACAGCTgcacatctatctatctacagtggcttgcaaaagtattcggcccccttgaacttttccacattttgtcacattacagccacaaacatgaatcgattttattggaattccacatgaaagaccaatacaaagtggtgtacacgtgagaagtggaatgaaaatcatacatgattccaaacattttttacaaataaataactgaaaagtggggtgtgcgtaattattcagccccctgagtcaatactttgtagaaccaccttttgctgcaattacagctgtcagtcttttagggtatgtctctaccagctttgcacatctacagactgaaatccttgcccattcttctttgcaaaacagctccagctcagtcagattagatggacagcgtttgtgaacagcagttttcagatcttgccacagattctggattggatttagatctggactttgactgggccattctaacacatggatatgttttgttttaaaccattccattgttgccctggctttatttttagggtcgttgtcctgctggaaggtgaacctccaccccagtctcaagtcttttgcagactccaagaggttttcttccaagattgccctgtatttgactccatccatcttcccatcaactctgaccagcttccctgtccctgctgaagagaagcacccccagagcatgatgctgccaccaccatatttgacagtggggatggtgtgttcagagtgatgtgcagtgttagttttccgccacacatagcgttttgtattttggccaaaaagttccattttggtctcatctgaccagagcaccttcttccacatgtttgctgtgtcccccacatggcttgtggcaaactgcaaacgggacttcttatggttttctgttaacaatggctttcttcttgccactcttccataaaggccaactttgtgcagtgcacgactaatagttgtcctatggacagattcccccacctgagctgtagatctctgcagctcgtccagagtcaccatggacctcttggctgcatttctgatcagcactctccttgttcggcctgtgagtttaggtggacggccttgtcttggtaggtttacagttgtgccatactccttccatttctgaatgatcacttgaacagtgctccgtgggatgttcaaggcttgggaaatctttttgtagcctaagcctgctttaaatttctcaataactttatccctgacctgtctggtgtctaaatccaatcgagaatctgtggcagatctgaaaactgctgttcacaaacgctgtccatctaatctgactgagctggagctgttttgcaaagaagaatgggcaaggatttcagtctgtagatgtgcaaagctggtagagacataccctaaaagactgacagctgtaattgcagcaaaaggtggttctacaaagtattgactcagggggctgaataattacgcacaccccacttttcagttatttatttgtaaaaaatgtttggaatcatgtatgattttcgttccacttctcacgtgtacaccactttgtgttggtctttcacgtggaattccaataaaattgattcatgtttgtggctgtaatgtgacaaaatgtggaaaagttcaagggggccaaatacttttgcaagcctctgtctgtctgtctgtctgtctgtctgtctaggTTGATGATGATAGATAGAGCTATAGTATCTATTTAGCTTTATAGCTTatgaaacatctgcttacaTTTTGCAGATCTCATATTTATCACACTGATTTCTAATTCTTTTCTCCATGGCAAATTTCTCCCACCTACTAAAtctctgttaaatccagaaattaatttaaagtCTTCATTTACAAGGTCTCAAAATATCAGGCTTCATCATATCTTCAAGATGTTATAGTACCATATTATCCTAACAGAGTATTACTCGCtgagactgcaggcttacttgtggttcctggaGCTCCTAATAGTAGAATGGGAGACAGAGCCCTTAGCTGTCTGctccagctcccagtttgggttCAGAGGACAGAGGCCCACTCTACTTTTAAGACTGGGCTTAATACTTTCCTTTTTAATAAGTTTCAGTTTATAGATAGGGCTGCATCATGTGACCctgaattcagttcaattcaatttatttatatagcaccaaatcacaacaacagtcgtgTGCTttctattgtaaggtaaaaactcTACAGTATGTTAAGGTCAAAGTGCTtggggtcgtctgattgttggggtttttctctgtactactgtaaaactgaagagaaaatgtttttaattaagaGTTATGTAGGAAATCTTTAAAATCATAAATCTAATAGATAGATGAGGTTCACAAATACAAACTGatgcagtttttctttaaattattattatttatttttataaatgaaGAACTTACCTCCATGATAGAAATATTGTGAGCAATAgattcaagttttttttctcctttttctctctccaggTAGCGACTGGTCAGCCACATGAAGGTTCTACCTATTCAGCCAGGAAGGACTGTCAGATGGCACTGAACCGAGCTGAGTATGCCAAGGTCAAACTGGGAGAACTGGGACGCACCTGTGAAGTCAtgctggagcagcagcagcagcagacatgAGAGTCAGCTGGTTGCTGGGATTGAGATCATTGTGCTTGGACTGGCACAGCACTTTCAGATACCTAATGCAACAGCACTTCTCCGTATTCCCCACGTGTGTCACCACCGCTCGAGTTTTCACAGCCCTTCTCACTTTTATTAAAATGCTGACGTGTCTcaacaaatataaacaaaaactcaaggaaagaaaaaagtgttttttactGGGGTCTGTGTATGTTGTGTTTCTGATTTTGTTATCAGTTTAAGGAGCAGGTCATATGTAGAAACTGTCGATACTTCTAATAAAACAACGAATCATCTTTTGGGGAAAAACCTTTGTTGTGGTTGTGATAGAGAACCTCATACATTAATCTGAAGGTCCACGGTTCAGTCTGTGGCTCCTCCAGTCTTTGAGAAAGATGCCAAACAGTGTCCTCATGAGTGTGGTCAGTAATGTGCTCTGTGCATAGGATTAAATGCCATATTTTATAAAAGTGAACTAAAGACAGGTATAGGCATATAAAGTGTTACCAATGACAAATATAGTTTAGTATCTTTTTGTAAATTCTGATGGAGCACAGCAGGAAGCAACTCATCACATGTAACAgatgttttttcagctttaCTACAGTAAATGACAAATGCACAGGTATTTATATTGTGCTTTTCTAGTCTTACTGCCCACCTTAAAGTACTTATAATATGAGGCCCGTCTACTAACATTTATACAAGTATTAAGCAAGTATTCTATAAATGTCAGTTTCATGTATAGAAGCTTAATATAGCAAATATTTATTCATAGTAGTAATATAATATGGCCAGAAAAACATGGAAGATCCCAAGTACTCAGCTGAGACACTGTAGAGTGCTCTCATTGTAACCACCATGTGGATAGTTTTGTTCATTGGTTATTGGTTGGGACACTTATTATCGGATGAATAACAACAAGAAATTAATAGACTAATATATTTAACCTAATTTTGTAACAATGTTTCCATTACATAGTTTAGCAACCAggttatatataaaatgtatcattttaaaaatttcacttaaaaaaacaaagcgtCAGTTTCAAGATATTTGACTTAGACTGACATCAGAGAGATACACTGCTTTTCAAAAGATcagcatggaggagaggaaggcactcacatcacttagtaatgacaacaacattatcatccttctgGCAGACAAACGTAGGTGCACAGCtctgctaaaccagaaagactatcatgggAAAATATTGTCActgctcagtgatgaaaatacttatgagcccctgaaacgagacccaggaagtggctacaggaagagggtgatagactgtctgaaccAGTTAGAACAGGACAATgctattgaccggacctcataccacaggctatacccaggggagtctacaccaagtctgtatggtttaccaaagatacataaacagggtgcacctttaagaccgactgtgtcagggctctgtgtgtgggcaggcggaggtgaggatccaaatgcaggactcggaGACTGAATGCAACTcaaaaaccacagctttattgctggcagaaaacaaaacagaaaccaaaccgggaaaaacacaaactgaaacacacaggtaaaatctgatggtacgacACAACGCtgaacacacactataaatacacaggcAGGAACATGAGGGAAGGAGGAACAGGTGGGCACACAGCCGGGAGAAATTAGACTTAATGAGACAGAGGAAGCGAagctagaaacactgacatgaaacataaatcttcgaaataaaacaggaagcaattCACAAAGATGCAGACTTAACACAGGGCAAAAGCTATACTAAACACAAGGGTCCAAGAACAAAACCCTTAACTGAAACAGactaagaacaataataataataaacaacaaGACACAACCAGAGATTAAGAATAACCCAGaatacaacaacaaaccaacacataagaaactcaaaatgctgggtcgaaacgacccaggaccatgacagattGTCTGTGTGATCAACTCGGTCAGCCcgagtttctggcttcgatcctcaacccgctggtgggcagctctgaacaccacatccagaacaccctggattttgttgagaaggtgagagatgtcgttatggaggcagatgaaaccatggtctcgtacgacgttacatctctcttcacttgcatcccagtcacggaagcgttggaggtggTCCGTAAGAGATcacaggatgaccccaacctcagcaacaggaccactctcagcatcgaccaagtgtgtttgaactagggctgctcaattaatcgaattttaatctcgATTACGATCTGGgttttcaacgatcattaaaaatgactgaaccgattattagcacctccctcgtgctttactctcgcgctgctccgtgtggcaaatcgagcgcgcacctctgcgtttcgaacacgcgtcacaacaattaagaggacccgagggaagctcggaaagctaagcagaagttatttggagaggagaggataatggctgctgaagaaagaatgctgttggttgaaaagagaggtaaaacgacttcagtggtgtggaaaccaatattccctctaagctgtgcgcgtgcgcaattgcgcactgctggcacggtctctgcgcacagaaaatctgcgttgcgcacaaaaaaaatctaacctgaattgaaattaaaattaaaactttaacaattctgttttgcagtgttagtcagtaagtgactggctgctcccgtatgggattagaacgatgccaccttatcccatagtccagccaataatgcgattcacattcgtatatacgcagctaatcaacgtcgtcgacaggctatggcagcgtccttatgtgccgacaccggagttttagctagcaaagcggcgtggctgatgtggagtgaagccacattaatgacatcgtgtacaaccattggagatgtgagcaggacagacggaacaactgaaaAAGGGAAacgtgtggactttataccagtttttaaattgtgttgataggccacgtaaaaccagagttatgataaaaatatctgcaatgtttgtttttcttcctgaatactatcgttgtttatatttactgcgggaagaaacggtaaaaacggcgttttataaggaaaacgctcgaaagcctgtgagcaaaaccaaaccCCCTCCCCTTTCCTATTGGGCGAAAAAAGTACcgtgtcgaccaatcaaaaaatgatatgtcaacgtggcatctagttgttaagaaacggggggaagttttaggagtgacggcggttgttttgagatgtgagagatttgagacgtttagcgcaaatcttgtgtagttagtgtgtagttagtgtgtagttagtgtgtagttagtgtgtagtgtagtcaatagttttgttgtgtgtgtcagaacaatgaggcgactgctgaatgttacaggtgttacaggagtgatacatctcctgctgtcaggcctgcaggtatcaggctgttgttctcctttatctcatagtggacagaaattattttttggagtggcacaaataatttgtgtggcatcaaatttgatgcagaacagctgattgttctgtaaatagtttgaaatgtttatttaaaaatgcattggctgcattaaaaaaaataaatagctgcaaaaaactttgttgtttgccaaactgagttacttttttgaagtagtaactatataattcaggggtgtccaaacttttttcgctgagggccacatacataaaaatataggaggggctgggccacttactagaaattaggtatataaccttaactttactgtattaaaaatcacttaaaagtggtcaaatgtgttatattgttgaatataattaaagacaaaactgccttcatcacagctttccataaatggatctttattgatttattcagaaaaagctttggtagctcattctcagaacagcagcctcagatttcttcttagacagaagatttacagtacagagaaaaaacaaaggggaaaatgggacaggtacatttcaagtttgttatttaagttattaggcttagcaacacacctaTTAACGTTCGTTTGAAACGATTATCaccattaacagactgaactggacttaataacaggagtgcatataattttagtgaattattctggtgagtatcagctgcgctgggtatgtaaatcgggccatccagctgcggtgctgatcgccactcgtgccaaaaatccggacaaatgccacttgatcaaggagcaaatctgcatcagttgagatcagctgactttgcgtgtgcgtgcgctgtgcacagcggtgtgtactctgtgtgttaacaagaaaaacgcatataagaaagcggtgcgcaaaagcagggtagtgacagaattgatgcgcattattgatatttgaagcacgtgtacctgcacattaacacacgggtactgtggaatacatttttttactcacctaaagcgctcgtgctctcgtccactccccgcaaagaaattagcagctgtgcggtgtctgtggcatcggtgctctcatcgcatgcgatggagtaaaaatcaaaagcacagctttatcagacagctgcagtttaatgttggctgatgagtcttcaatgcgtcgcacaactggatttctggacatgctgacgttgttgaagtcctgcactttttccgggcacattatttcggtgactttaacgaggccgtgttttatgaggtctccatctgaaaaaggctcgccatgtcttgcgatgagttgggcgacctcatagctgctattggagccttttcctggacaatttgagcacgaaaaaaatactgttgctgaccctgCAGGACAGCTAGCATTTGCTTTACTTTCTGCtctcgctcagcaccagtgtaggatgcataggcctgatgtttggtttcataataactctttcataactgccacagtttcagtgcaaatcaaacagacacacttacccttgaattctttgaagaaatattcactctcccaccttgtctgaaattttctgcattcactttctacctttcgcttctttggttctgccatgtttagtaacttgcGGGTACActtcttctgtgattgtcctttttggtggagcaactgccttgatcaacagcagctccccctggtgttaaaaccaagaagtgcaatacactcaagcaaaagttgaagtgcgggccatattctattcaatttataaaattacttgcgggccaattaaaactggccggactttggacatgcctgatataattaattgcccaacattggtcattatatactgtatttggcagacagagagttacaggactctctcccagaccacagactcacactcataatacaagttagagctttatgaaaaaaaaagaagaagaaagaaagttgtgttttcaaaattggagttcaagttatttttacttccaatagtgttaacatactgcacaggtcatgaacaaaattttttaaattttcattgtaagtgggctaaagcagttaattaaaagtagtctaacataaatgtaaatgctgtaatttgattattttaataaaccatgtaa
Proteins encoded:
- the med11 gene encoding mediator of RNA polymerase II transcription subunit 11 produces the protein MANDRLRALEDVEKEIAMVLQCAGNIVLELSKDKHNASFLDRQLIQFQNSVSRVENELSAQIRYLTQVATGQPHEGSTYSARKDCQMALNRAEYAKVKLGELGRTCEVMLEQQQQQT